The DNA window atttgcgggtcccactgtacttttttacttcattcattAACTAAggaacagaacctgcaaccatccgttccttaaccgttccttaaattactattcattcaatttcattttttatttttatttccaactcaattcaattaaaaaaacacactttaataaaaaaacaaacacactttattaaaaaacacacaacattaaaacaaagttacaacttaaacttaaaaaaaaataaaaaacacacaattaaaatcctaaaaaaataaaattacacaattttaataatttcatccgccaaagtttgcccaaatatgctcaattagatcatgttggagttgggtgtgggcgctacaGTCGcctgtccttgcacgaatagataaccgttcttgtatagacggatgcgctccacttcgaggcggactacttgcggttgagcttccgggggattcggggtcgaaccaatttcccgtcgtcgatcttcttcaagtgattgttccaatatttgacgcatttgttcaaaaggatccattaatttgattaaatttgggagaagaaaaacatagttgatttgagatgaaaattggggcggaaatagagaggatttgagaggaatagatgtgtgtttgtgagtgaaatgaatatgaaataggagtatttatagagtaaataaaaaaattacaaaacagctaaaaaaacggtaacaataccgttgcaatttttttttttaattgaatttgatttttttttttaaaaatgaattattgcgtcacgtGACGAAACTCACTCGCGgagcagcgagtgggcgtcaagcgtcgaatgggaggccgccacgtcgcctcggcgcgtggcggaacgtgtcgtgccgcggGTCGCGGCAACGACACCCGGCACGGCATGGGCACGGTTTGGCGACGACacggcggctgcaacgcgtgccgccgcggaaccgttcctccggaacggcctAGGCACCGCAACgacacagcgttgcgggtgctctaattaTAGCGTCTCCATTAGTAGTATTCTTATTATTTAATAAGCTATAATCATCATTATTATATTTTCCTATTAAGGAAAATACGATATTATCCTATAGTGATTACTAGTAAGATCAAGTCACATATTCAAATACATTGaaaactagtactactactattaaatacACTCTTatgtgtcattttttgtgtgtATATTTTGCTTGAAAGAAAAAAGTTGCAAGATAATATGCGTGGAAAGTggatgtccatatttttattacAATTTTGTATCTATTTGCTTAATGCATTTAGAAAAACTTCTATTCAAAGAAGAAATAAGAAATGGGATTTAATCTAATTCCAGATAGATATACAATAGGCATACGTGCTcaccatttatattttttagggagagggattatattttttgtttttatttcatttttcagtaTATTATTGAAAACGTATCCACATCGTAGTTGAATTTTATGTGCAAATCGAAAGCAATTTTGTATTAATGTTTTTTATAGTATCGAACTGTTTATTTTCATTGTCATATCAGCCATGACCattatgattattttataaatgtTCAAGGCTATATCACGTTTTATATGTAGAGTTATTTTTACACAATTAGTTATGTACTCCTCTTTTTGTGGCTATATGAACGACTCTAAATTTAAGTTCACTATAAACCAATGTCACAATCACACATTAAATATTATAACATGGATTAAAAGTGCATTTGTTAAAGTACCTAATTTTACACAATAATCTGGATTTTATATAAATAGTTAACAAACCATTTATAGAAAATTGAAATGCATGAACTCAAATTTACATAATTTCCTAATCGAAATGCATTACTCTTTGCTAGCTAGATTGAAGTTCTTTTTATGTAGGTAGGTTAGGTATGCATGAATATGGttaattaattgtttatatttgacttgctatttgctaatAGTGTGTTAAATCTCATATTAGCAAAATTAGTACTAGTTTGATGAGAGAAGGCCTAACTTGTTCCAATTTACAAATGTTTACTTTCCTAACCAGTAttcaacttttattttattttaggtgTATACAACATCAACTATTACATCATGTTACTTTGAACAAGGTGGTGTCGAATGTAAGAAAAAATAGAGTACATTACATAATATAATTAGATAAAATCGGGATAAATATTATAACCGCATGCAACAATGTTTAGGGAAAATAAGGCATCAATTCCTCCTATTTAATCCATATATGCATATACTTTTCAAGGTTTgtattaaatagtagtagtatcaaCTTATGAGCTATAATAGGTGCTACAGTTGTTACATAGCTGCTTCATTAATACGTGCATTTATGAAATATTATACTCATAAAAGTGCATTTTTAATATTTGTATTATACTTAATAGTAAAAACTTTGTAGGATATAATTATGTACTGTATATTCTATTTTTGATAACGACGTAAATAGGTGACTATGTGTATCATTCTATTATTGCGAGTAATTAATGATTAAAAGTCGAATGTCAAATATCAAAAAGCAAATAAATTAATGATGCAAGGGTGTGtttgacattaaaaaaaaccatgAAAATTGAGTTTGAATAAAAAAACGAAGCGCCCACCGTGGGGCTCGAACCCACGACCACAAGGTTAAGAGCCTTGCGCTCTACCAACTGAGCTAGACGGGCTTCTGTGTTATCTTTCTCAGATTCAAGATTTTTGTTGGTGTTTGAAACATCACTAAAATAAAAgatcttttttttattcttatcattttctctttcttatattttgatttttgaaccGTACTAATTTGCGGAACCATTTTTACACTGTTGCAACATTAAAAGAAAGATACCACGTGAATTATACGAGCAAATATATTTGTTGAGATATATTCAATctgaaatatatttttaaaagataGATAGAgattatattttctaaaatttattcacaaaattatttttagatGGTTTAATAATTAAAAGGAATTTTGACATAGTAGTttgcataaaatataaatattctataaaaattaaaaaataaataaatataggcGTGTCATGATTCACATGTACATTTCGgaggaaaataattaaaaagaatactagtattaaatatgATATGAGAGGGTTAGGTTTCAACATGTGAATAGTAAAGAGAGCATATTGTCTTAACTCCTAAGTCCTAACGTTAATAACATGGTATAATTTATGTGTTGGCCaacaactaattaattaatactcctaattACTATTAACATAgccaaaataataaataaatgatgacAATATAAATAACTTGATCTCACTTCCACAAATTCCCTGAAATTCTTTCTTGTGTCATATTCACAAAAAACCATGCATCTTTAACATTTCcaatcaacaaaaatcaactaTGGTGTTAAAAAAAAAAGGGCACACTATATACATGACAAACATGATAAAAATGCGAAAACACAAACATATTACATAGATTACGTATCCTACCTGAATGGTGAAGCTCCTCCACTTGAGAAGCTTTGTGTTTTCAGGATGTTTGATTCGAGCAAGACGGGATCGCTTCGCTTCAAGTTAAGACGACGAGAAATACAGAGGCGTAGCGTGATAGTTGATGGTTAGGAAAACCTTTTAAACTACAACAGTTTGGCCAGAGAAGCCATCCTGCAGCAGCAGAGACCCATCTTTCATCAGGTTAACGCTTAAGCTCTTGAACCGTTCTCTTGAATATTGTCGAGACGCCTTTCTCCAGTCCGTTCCAGTCTTCATCATTGCAACGAACTCGTCATAGCTGATTCGACCGTCCTGAAATAAGAGCGATGATTGCTTAGCTTAGATTCATCAAAAGTAATCCAACACATGCTTATGTATTCTATATCACCTTGTCAGTGTCGACTTCTCGCATGATGTCATTGAGCACCTCAGCATCGGTCTCTCCTGATTCATCGGCTAAAGCTTCTCGTAGTTCGTCTAGTTCTATGTAACCGCTCCCGTCTTTGTCAAAGAACATGAATGCTCTGCGAATGTGTTCGTCGTTCTCCATCCTCTGTAAGTGGATGGTGACCGCGACAAACTCCCCGTAGTCCAATACTCCGTTTCCATCCACATCAGCCTATATGTATCATTCTGTTAGGCCTTGCTACCTAACAAGTTATACAATGTAGGACTGCATAAAAAGAGTATGATTATTACCACATCCATCAGCAACTTCATTTCAGCCTCAGCCAGCTGAGAACCAACTTTTCTTAAACCAGTTTTTAGCTCATCGAAAGTAACCTTCCCGTCGTTATTGGTATCCATCAAAGCGAACATGTCTCTGATTACTTCCATCTCTTCAACAGATAAATGCTCTGCTATCACCTATTCAgttatatgaaaaaaaatcaactttTAAGATATAGTCATGACCTCTCGTCTATACATCGAGACCATTTCTATATATACCAGTTCTATTCATTTACCAACCAATCCTTTAATAATGACCACAAAAGTATGAGTATGCTATACTCACCCTCAATGCTCTCTTCTTGAATCTATTCATGACAGAGAATTGCTTGAGCCTTGCCCTTACAACGTCCCCAAGTGGAACATTCGAAGCTTTCTTGGCGTTTTGTATCCACGGGTGATCTAACAAAGACAATAAAGGAAACAAGTATGGGTCAGAGCCGTCACATGAGCCAAATGCAGCAAAAAGATCACGTCTAGTATGCTCTCTCGTCTCCATTTCATAATAGGTTAACTATAGTTTATAGGGCAACTCAGTAGACTCTGGTACAGCTCAACAGTGCCCAGTGAACACGAAACTAGTTAAAAAAACAGAACCCAATTCGAGTTGATATAGGAGCATTTAGTTAGCTTGCCACTAAACTGGAATTTAAGATTATCCAAAGGCCAGTTCTTTAATCTTCCTACAAGTTTCAGTGAAGAAGTATTAATGTTTCCAATTATTTAACCTAATATACTAGATATGATGAATAAACTATCCAGTGGTCTAATCTTGAAGAATTATATCTGGAAAATTTAACATTTTAGAGCTGAGAATAGGGCTTTTCACTTTTGATCTGATTTCAAAAATTACCTCCCCACACTCTAACCATTTCCTATGGCCACACACTATCAGCTATCGGATAGTAGAGGACTCGAGCACACAGACGATTCCATTGCTGGAAGCTATAAAATCAGCAAAGTTTGCGCAAAAACACCATGATCACTATACAGGCTGTACATGTCTATGCAAACTAATATCTGAAAACACCTCTCTTTTCTTTATTATTATTGCTCCTTTAACACTTGCTTTTCACATCCTAAATCTTTTTTAGAAAGTTCACAGTTTTGCACGCTATATGCATCTTTTCCTCTCGCAGCCTGAAACATCATCATTTTCAAACAGTAATCGATGCGATACTCACCAAGAACTTGCTGGGCAGTCAGCCGCTTTTTCGGGTCTGGATTCAACATCTGTCTAACAAGACTCTTTGCACTCTCAGAAACTTGAGGCCATGGTTCCCTCTTGAAATCAATCACTCCTCTCAGGATTGACAGTGCAACACCTTGCTCGGTTTCTAAAAAAGCACAGTTTTCGTGTAGATATACTCAGCAAAACCGTGTTAAATCGAGTGAAGAAGGAGCAGAGGAAGAAGAGGTACCACCTGCCCAGAAAGGAGGAACTCCACATAACAAAATGTAAAGAATCACACCAGCACTCCAGATATCAACTTCGGGCCCATAATTTCTCTTCAGCACCTCCGGCGCCATGTAGTATGGACTTCCCACAATCTCAGAGAACTTCTCACCTGGTTCAAATTCATTTCTTCATTAAAGAAAGAGCTCAAGAGTTTATAGTAGAGATATAAGCTTTAGCCTgatccaatttttatttatgttagtAGTTGGTATGAACTTTAGATTGCAGATAAACCATTCAATTatcaaatataataaattacCAGAAATCGATAGGAATTGAGTGAAAAAAGTTTACCATTACTGCCACAAAGCCAAAAGGAGAATTCAAAAATCACTGAAACAATCGAATTGTAGGGAAAATAACACACACCAAGCTCACTGGAGAGAAGAACACCAAAACCCCCAAATTGAAAGGGGGGAAATGAAAAACAGCTTCGTGAATTTAGCGAATTTAATACCTAATTCTACAGAAGAAGAGGAAAGAGATTCTCTCACCAGGCTTGAAAAACACAGACAATCCAAAATCAATAGCCTTGAGAGCCGAATTCTCCTTCTTATTGGCGAATAGGAAGTTCTCCGGCTTCAAATCGCGATGCATAACCCCATGCTCGTGGCACATCCTGACCACCTCCGCGATCGTCCTGGCCACGCCGGCGGCCGCGCGCTCGCTGTAGTGCCCGCGCGCGACGATCCGGTCGAACAGCTCCCCGCCCTCGCAGAGCTCCATGACGAGGTGCACGGCCTCGGCGTCCTCGTAGGTGGCGCGCAGCTTCACCACGTTGAGGTGGTCGGGGATGCTCGACATGATGGCGACCTCGCGGCGCACGTCCTCGACGTCGACGGCGGTGCGCAGCTTCTTCTTCGAGATGGACTTGCACGCGAGCGCCTCGCGCGTCTCGCGGTCCGTGCAGAGGTATGTCACGCCGAACTCGCCGCGGCCGAGCTCGCGGCCGAGGACGTACTTGTCGGAGATTTTGGCGCGCGGGATGAAGTCCTTCAGGACTCTCGCCGGTGACGGGGATTGGGCGTAGGGATTGGGGTGGCGCTCGCGCGCTTTTCGGTTGGCTTTTGGGGTGGAAGGGGTGGGGGTGGAAGGGGAGGCTTCGGGGGCTCGGATGCACGCGTTGCAGTTTCCCATGGCGGAGGAGGTTGTGGTGGCTCCGCCGTCAACGGTGGTGAGAAGAAGAAACGTCTTTAACTAGAAAACGCGGGTCAAATTGGATAAATATTTGGCATTTgaaaatacaatattatttcttttatttatgtgataaaaataatacaataaaatttagTTTCAAgtggtattttattttttaatggtgTGATTTTTCAAGCTAACATTAAGACATTTAGTAAAGAAATATATCATGATGATGATTATTATTATGAGGAAATTATCTTGTTGGAAGATTGATGGAATTGGCGCTAAAAGTCAACATTTGTTTTTCATGATTGCAGAAAATTATTAGAGACTAAATAAATTGTATGATTATCGAGTCACTACCAACCACTTAGATGATTGATTCAAACACAATTGATTTTTTCATTGTTTATTGTCTTTTATGGTTTTTCAAGCATTGTGTTTCATGAAATTTTGTTGAGTTAAGTCTAGTCTTATTATAAAAACTATTGAGATACCCTAATTAATAATctgtgtttatgtgtgtataAAATAGAGTTTAATTGCATCAGTTGAAATCCAGTTAATTAgtaaaattatttgttttggtaTGATGGTTTTTGAAAACAAATGACATTTTGACAAGTTATGAATTTTGCATGAATTTTGACAAGTTAGTTTTGGTATGATGGTTtttgaaaacaaattaaatgacATTATTTTGTGATGGgttgtaaaattatttttttatataagaaaaaaagtAGTGCTGCTACAATTTTATGTCAAGTTTAAGACATCAAGttattcaaatatttaaaatactgagtaaaataataaatttaattgaaatttagcCAATTTCACATTTTCGGATCATTTTGATCAATATTACCTACCTAATAATGGAAAATCCATTCTCTGAAGTCTTTATcttttactactagtattttaaaaaaaaaattcttgttAACGTACATAtgtacataatttttttattcttgaAAAATGACTacaaatgaaacaaataaataaatggttTTGAATTGGTAAAAAATCTAAATGGCTAATTGTACTATATAATTTTCACAATTTACACTTTTCTCACTTGTCCTTATTCGTGTCGAATTTGTGAAGAATTGGTCGTTGATGAAAGTCCATGTGAAGTTGGTGAAGTCAGGAGAAGTACATGAAAcataagaaaatgaaatattgtCATTATCATCAACTATCAAAGAAGGTTGACCCCATAATTGCAATTTATATAGAGTATAGAAAATGAATACAATAAAATGTTGTCGTTTTGGTACatctataataaatttataacttGGTCTGATCACATTTACGCGTGAACCCAAAAAAGTTCACaaaaattttatactattactTGAAATTTGTGTTTGTTAGTTTTAGCATAACAGAATTGTTTGTTATCAACTTATcatcatattatattttaacACAGACATTCATAAAATGTTCTACTAGTAGTGACATATATACTTGTGTAATGTAGAAACATACAAACAGATACACCAACAGAGGCAATTGTGAACGAACCATAAGTAATAAACACTCAAATTAAAGCCAGATTAGCATTTTAATTCACATGTTTATACATAATGGCTTTGACTATTACACAAATTATATTTCTAACAACATTTATTGAATTCTTAATAcagtatatagtagtagtagataTCATTATAGGCCTAAAAGGCAATTGACTAAAATGTGAGACTAATATATTGCAGAAGTAAAAGAATCCCATGCAAATAAAGAGTTTTGACTGCAACAGAAATGGGACCTCAAGAAATAATAGTGAAAAAGGAAGAAATGGTGATGAAGAAGATTGAGGACaatgatgaaataaaatgcctttttagtagtagtaattgtttTTCACCACAACTCTTCTCACCCTTGAAAAAAATGGCAATGGAACAAAAGTTTACATGGAAAAAGGCCATAACTCATCATGGTTGCTTGTGGGTGTTTGGTATACAAAAGGCATTAAAAGTTGCAGTAATATTTTCATGTTACTTTTTGCAACTCTATTTTAATGGGTGTATTGAACAAGAATAAGGAAATCAATTTTAGTGGGGACTTTACATATTTATGTTTGTGATGTGTCAATAATGCAAGCTGTGCCAGCTGATAAGGGACCAAATTGGTAGTTTGGGAACTATTTAAAAATGGTGTGTCTTGGGTAAAATACTATTCACTTTTCCAAAATGGAGAAAGAGCTCTGGTAATTGGTAAAGGTAACCATAAATTATTGGAGTAATTTGGGTAGAAACTTACCAAAATGTTGGTATTTACCATTTCTTTAAGATCTCCATATTTAGGTGAACTACCTTCAAAATTGATCAACTTGTAATGGGTTTTGATAAGTAGCTACAAATAAACTAACTAAATATCAAGATGCAAACACAGCTTGTGCAACCTTGGACAGAAATTAAGTTTTTGGTCAAGTCAGGTTACATAGAAGAATCATAATGATTCATCATTATGTGTGAAGAGGATGAAGTGTTTTACCTTGTTGGGCTAGGTGTTTTACCTTATTGGGCTGAGCACTTGATAATTGGGCTAAAGTTAAAAAATACTGAGTTTTTTTTGGACCATATCAATTAGCCAATTTATGTGCCTTTTTATCCACCAAAAATAGTCATCTCACCTCTTATTCCTAATTTAATTCTTTAATCTATAAATATGCTTTGAATTATTATGCAATATTTTTGTCTCTAAATCTTGATACATAAATGACCAATTCCCAAATCAAGTAATTACACATTTGGTCATtaaataattactccctccgtcccgctttagcagtctcaGTTACTTTTGAGCACTCctatctatattattctctctcttactttaccatttttccactttaactatttattatcatttttataaaacgagtgctcaaagtAACtgagactgctaaagcgggacggagggagtatattacacataagattaattaaaatattgtgtcaTTAATTGCTCATAGCCTAATGcatttatttccattttttcattttatatttatatcgATGCTTGgtattctcattttttttctctctattaaaaacaaaatattatgtACGTACATATCAATTCTCGAACATAAAGTTAGTAATGGTTTACCACATTTTAAGTTCAAGCAAAATTTCAGATTTATTTAGTAGGAGTGTTAAATAAGTATAAATTCATAATGTACAGATTAAGGTATCTAAATTATAATCGTTCTTTAAAATTATTATGCAAAATATTATTTGGTTACATGCGAGTAGAATAGCCCAATTGATGCTTATTTACTATGACTCCGTGTATATTCAAGAAGCTATGTATGATATGTGAGATAATAAAGTGTGTGAATATGCCCAATGAATAGGATGGTAGAATTTATTCATTATTGAAAGTGAAACTATTTCTATAAACATCTAGAGAGGTATATACTATACATATACTTTATATTCTAGTGGATGGTATATGATTTTTAAAAAGGATAAATATAGAGATTTGATAAAAGTTACATTAGTACTTGCAAAACTCAattttgataaagtaagagacataTATTCTGATGATGCCGAGAGACAACGAATAATATCGCCATTTACAAAAGTTGAGTTTGGACCAATAAGAATCTAATAAATAGGAGTAGTATAGAATAAAATATTTGGAAAATGATAACCTACGTTTATAGTAAATTATTCCTTCACATATCCATCATATATGCTATTTGATTTGACTTTTTAGATTTTTAGTTCATCATATTTTGGGTTTCTGGTAATTACAAAATATTATTCTATAGTATTAGTAAGATTTTATTAGATGTGCATGACTTTTGATAGTAGTCATAGTCGGCAGTACGTTATAagcataaataattataaagtatttataattttaaaacaaaactacactaaataaaaattgcaaaaaTCTATTACAGATGCATGAAAAAATTACATACATGGCCAAAATTCTCAAAATCACAAGTCTCTCGTTGGGGCACTTTCTCTCATAGTGCGACGTTAAACATTTGAGATTCGCGTATAATATAGAACAATTTTCATTAATATGGATAATGTTATGCATGTTtccgaattttattttttcataattcTTTCCAATTCTAATGTGAATCTCAAGTGTATTAGCTAAATCAAGTCGCACTATGGTTTTATAAGCAAATAACCAATTTTGGAATCCGCACATCGAATTTATGAGAGTGGATAAAAGAAAGATATGTATGAACGTTAACTTTACCAGAGGAGTCGAGTACATTATATTAGAATGTGTTAATGTTTTGgtgtttatataattttatcaacATGAATGTTTGATGCATGAGTTTCAAATTTTTACCTTTTGTTCTTGAAAAAATGTTGTAATATCTTTGTTACTACTACTAACATGTTTTACCTACCATATTCATTATTGGTGGGTGTTGTCAAATCTTTCAATTGATtttattagttataactaattagtCATAATTAATAGTaccaatttttttcttaaatactagtaattaatatCAAATTAGAAGTGAAGATTTCGATAAACCAAAATCGATATCTGATAATGAAAGCTCAATCCTACTAACcatgcataatttaaaaaattgataaaaaatataaaaagttgaTCAAAAGGAGGAAATTTCTGAAAGTGGGTCAACCCTAGTATAATAAATACGAATATTTATTGTCGGAACAAATTCGGAATGAGGGGCGTGAAGAGAATTAGGGATTTGAGCTGTTGGATggaagaggagaagagaagagatGAGAAGAGAAGAGATAGCAGAGTGGCGTAAGATAGACCGGTGGTGGAAGGAATCTTCGAATCACACAATCTCCTTTGCTGCCTACTTGCTCTCTTCGCGTGCTTCATACGGTCTATTTCACGCTTATCTGCTTTCTCCCCTCTCTCTAACTCGCTCTTTCTCTTTCTAAAACCCTCTCGCCGCCCTTTACTTCCCACGGAACCTCGGAGTTGTTGCTTGTTACTGCTTTGGACTAGGGTTCTCCATGccttctttttaaatttaagtcgTTTATACTGTTTAATTGCTGTGCCTGTGTTTATTAGTGTTTGATTTAGTAGCTAAAGGGCTTTTTCGTGACAATTGTGTGCTGTATTTCGTATACTAACAAAAGAGGAATTAGGGTAATCAAGCAGTGACACTTACTTTTGTATTGGTTATAGTTGATTATTTAGTAAGTTGTAAGCAGTTTGGTGGAGGAATGGGAGAGGAGGCTGGGAGTCCGGCTAATGCTCGTAATCTTGTTGCCGATGGCAGACCTTCGTACTGGTTAGATGCATGTGAGGATGTGTCGTGTGATGATTACTTTGTTGATTTTGGACCTGGTACAACCAATTCAGTTCCTGGCCCTGAACCACACTCTGGAGGCTGCACGGATCCTGGTTTTTTTGGGGGAATTGATCAGATTCTGGATAGCATAAAGAATGGTGGCACGGACATGGTTAATCATACTCCCATGAATGGTATTACCAATGGAACTCATATTTCCCCTGCCCCGCAAGTGTCTGTGCAGGATCAACGATCACTGTCTAAGAATGCTGTTAATAATGGCAATGGACAAAGTCTGGTGGTCAGTAGCAACAGCTCAAAGAATGACAAAACTAACCTTGGTAAAAGGTCTCATGAAGTTAATGGTTCTGAGCAAAGACGTGACAAAAAAGTTCGTG is part of the Salvia splendens isolate huo1 chromosome 22, SspV2, whole genome shotgun sequence genome and encodes:
- the LOC121787549 gene encoding calcium-dependent protein kinase 10-like; amino-acid sequence: MGNCNACIRAPEASPSTPTPSTPKANRKARERHPNPYAQSPSPARVLKDFIPRAKISDKYVLGRELGRGEFGVTYLCTDRETREALACKSISKKKLRTAVDVEDVRREVAIMSSIPDHLNVVKLRATYEDAEAVHLVMELCEGGELFDRIVARGHYSERAAAGVARTIAEVVRMCHEHGVMHRDLKPENFLFANKKENSALKAIDFGLSVFFKPGEKFSEIVGSPYYMAPEVLKRNYGPEVDIWSAGVILYILLCGVPPFWAETEQGVALSILRGVIDFKREPWPQVSESAKSLVRQMLNPDPKKRLTAQQVLDHPWIQNAKKASNVPLGDVVRARLKQFSVMNRFKKRALRVIAEHLSVEEMEVIRDMFALMDTNNDGKVTFDELKTGLRKVGSQLAEAEMKLLMDVADVDGNGVLDYGEFVAVTIHLQRMENDEHIRRAFMFFDKDGSGYIELDELREALADESGETDAEVLNDIMREVDTDKDGRISYDEFVAMMKTGTDWRKASRQYSRERFKSLSVNLMKDGSLLLQDGFSGQTVVV